The stretch of DNA CTGCAGATTAGTTTACTTTGTAAGAGATATTAACTACTTAAAAATAACCTTAATTATCCAAAATCGATATGGTGTAGAAATGTCTGTCTGGGTCATTTGGTGATCCTCATACTAATTGTCAGATGACAAGAAATGGGAAGATGTTCCAGCGTTCAACTCAAGAAATGTTTGGAACTTTTAAATATCTGCACATAGTTGTGATgcaaacataatttatttattttttatctCTTTTCACTTGGCAAATCACATTAGAACTATGTTTGTGatgttttattattttctttGTTCTCGTGATCTTAGAATAGTCGAATGTAACCGGCACAGACGCACAGTTACTGATTGGTTGTGAATACCGTGTCTTTTTGTAGTTGATTAAGGGAATTAGAGGTCCATCAACACTGTATCATTGAATCATAATTCATAAGCAGCGAAATCTCTACTCACTTTATAGTTCATATGCAGATCTTAAATTTGTATACCTACTTTATGTACTTAAAGCTTGAAAGTGCTAGTTTATGATAAGATACTAGACTTTTGAAACCTTTTAGACTTTGCACTTTCATCTGAGCCCTATTTTTCGCAGATACCGTGCCATTACCAGTGCTTATTATCGTGGAGCTGTTGGTGCTTTACTTGTGTATGATGTCACTCGAAGCGTCACTTTTGAAAATATTGAGAGGTGGTTGAAAGAGTTGAGAGATCATACGGACCCCAACATTGTAGTAATGCTGATTGGCAATAAATCAGATCTTCAGCACCTTTCCGCTGTTTCAACGGAGGATGCAAAAGCATTTGCAGAGAGGGAATCTCTTTACTTCATGGAGACTTCTGCACTAGAGGCCACTAATGTTGAAAACGCCTTCAAGGAAGTTCTCTCCCAGATACATCACATTGTCAGCAAGAAAGCAGTTGAAACTGGGAATGAATCTGCTTCTTCCATTCCATCCAAAGGACAAACCATCAATATCAAAGACGATTCATCCGCTCCCAAGAAATCTGGTTGCTGCTCAAGCTAGATCTTAATCTAATAATTCAATTTGCTTCATCAGGATTATACTTTTGTTCATCATATTTTCATTCATGGTTTTGGTATCCATAATATATGTAGAAAGAAATAGTTTCATGCAACGTTATTTAAACAGGCTCGAAACCGGATGCAGTATTGCCCCGTCTTTGACAATATGAGAATCTTTTTATGCACATCTTCTCTGTTAAAAGAAGCTACAAGCTGGTAGTTTACATGGCAAATATGTTAGAAGTTAAATGCCATGTTCATGTTCATGTTCATGTAAACATTTTGTGTCCGGGAGTATGGATACTGCATTTCATGCGTGATGCGTAGCACGGAATTATGCAATTACGCGATTAATTAGTTTTGTATTTATTCGTAAATGTATTTAAAACGTGTTCACCAAAATGCAATTATATAAAGAAATAGTGATCGCGCTTAGTTCTATTTGACCACAAGCGAGAATGCTATATATGAGTTGTGACAGAATCTTTTCTTTTGTATCTCCCTCTTTTGACCAAGGTTACAGGGTCTTGGTCACGGACCAACAGACTCTAACAAAACTGTACATGTAATAATTCATTTTCGGATGGCCAAAACCATTAGCTAAACTACTTCTTTTGCTCATTTTTCTGGGTTCGACACCTCTTTTTTGTACGTCACAAAGAGTCCAATGATGAGAACAAAACAAGTTGCAATTTTGTACATATCTTCAAACTGTAGTGACTGGACAAATatgtactccctctgtcccatccATTTCTTTACAGTTACTATTTTGGGCCGTCCCATCCATTTCTTTACATTCCAAAAATagtaaatttttaataatataaaacacTATTACACCCACTAACTTCCTCCACTCTCTCAAAtctattattaaatattaataggTCCCACTACTTTAACCACTTTTCATCATTTTTCATTACTTTACctacttttatatatatatatattggtctCCGTGCCCACCAGAGATGTAAACATCCtggtgggacggagggagtacattCATACAGCATCTTCATGACTTGAAATATTTACATGATTAAGACGTCGACCACTAACAAGATTCCCATAATATGCGCATAACTTATGGGCCATCGTGTATAATTCAACCCAATATAAATCAACTCTATAAAGTTTGTTTAATTTGTGTTGTATCTACAATATTCTTACACTTGTGCAATCCTTTTCACTGTATAAGATTGAACAGTTATAGTACTAATGGCAGCTGAAGAAGTTCTTAAGCTTTATGATGCTTATTGGTTTGATCTTGATATCTTCACCAGCAAGAATACTATCCCAGCAACCATTTCAGTTGATAGCCAAAACCAAGTTCAAGAACCAAGTTTCTGTCCATCGGTTCAAGCTCGATCGCAAAGTCTATACTGTCTTTGCTCTGATACAAGTTTTAACCCGAGTTCTCCATCTCCACCAAAACTTGAAACTGTAGTCTCTGGAAAAGAAGTCAAAGAAGATGAACTCGAGATACCTTTGAGGAGAAAGAAGGTAGAAAAGAAGCAGAGGAGGAGAAACAAGAAAGGTAGTAGGAGCTTAACAGACCTCGAGTTCGAGGAGCTAAAAGGTTTCATGGACTTGGGATTTGTGTTTAGTGAAGAAGACAAGGGTTCAAGATTGGCTTCAATAGTTCCAGGCCTACAAAGATATAGAAGAAACGGTGATGAAGAAACAGGTAACAGTAAAGATCATGATTACAAAGTTTCAAGACCATATCTTTCTGAAGCATGGGGTGATTTGGATAAAACAAAGGCGGGGAACCCATTAATAGACTGGAGACTTCAAATTCCTAATGGAGAGATTGACATGAAAGATCTTCTTAAAGTGTGGGCTCAAAGTGTTGCATCTGCAGTCAATTGATTCAGTTAGTTGAACTTTTTAATATGTTTTCAGGAGTTATACCATTGAGATCCTCATCCTTGTATTTGTTTTGTCATCATTATTGAAGACCGTCTACTGCAGATTAAAAGTTAGTGTAGTCTAAGATTATAGATACAAAGAGAAGTTCGGACCGTGAACATCCTTTACAGTTAAGTAGAGAAATCGCGCTAGCTAGACTAATAAGCTGGGTACTACAAGATTATTATGCTTGTTATATGAGATCCACTTATCAAAAGACCCGATACATCATACATGTTGAAAAATGTAAAGCAACACTCATCAACCAGGTCCACAGGATTTGTTTAGGACTTAAACACGAGATTTGCATCTTCGACGTCGTCCCACACGATAACCAGGACGTTCAAGTACAACATAGAAATCCATATCATAAATACCAGTACAAGGGTCATACCTGAAGAACAAAAATAACAATAAAATTACAGGGAAAACAAGTCCACTTCAAAAGTACTCCCTGCCCCCTTTAATTGTCTTATGAGTATTTGGCATACCAACTTCAATCCATAACTAATAACTGTCGGGTAATCATAAAATTTCAGAAAACAAAGGTCTTATAAAATAATTGTACACGTCAAACAAACAAAGTTCACTGCTCTATCTGAAATAACAGATTACTTCTTCATAGAAAGGATAAACTAACATGAATTATTACTTACTAGAGATCATTTTATCCCTACTGAATTATGATAAATGGCTTAATCAACCCAAATAAGGAACTCTGCATATACACATCTTCCAAAATATAACAGATTACACACCAGAAAACTTCAACAGAATAAACTGATAATCAGTGAACCAATTTAAACAAGAATTAAGTCAACAACATGAATTTAATAAAGAATAATACAAGATATATACAAAATATAGGCTTACTTTATTCAGAGATCAATATGCTCCTGGATACCAAAGCCAAAACATCCAGTATCACTGAAGTTCTTTCGCAGCAACTCATATTCCTTGACCTTCAGTCCACTCTCCAAGAGCTGCATTGCCTTGTCGCCCCTCACAGTGACATAGCAAGCTATCTTCTCATTACGCCTGATTCCAAAAGATTTTACAGTATACCTTGCTGTCAAGCAAAACAAAAATATTCTCAAATGCAGATCAGTATATTCTAATCAAAGATTCTAATCAACTACATAAATCACCATCTGTAAGATTTTTTTAGACTAATCAAGTAGCTACAATTTTATGCATTTGATTCTTGTTATTACATCTTTAGTGAAATACAACAATGTGTACCAAGTTTTTTGTGCTCCTGGAATTTAATCACAGGTAATGTAAGATCAAAATTTTATTTACATAATTTAATTATCCGAATAAGTTGAGAAAACATGCTCCTTTTTTAATATGTTTGCAATACTATTTATCAGTTAGTAACATATCCACACATATATAGTATAAGTGTACATACGCACTAGGTTGGGAGTAATAATAAGCTAGTTAAATTCTCATCTTATTTTTTTCCCAACATATGGTTTTGGTAAAAGAAAAACTAAAGAATTTGCACTTTCTATCAATATTGGttaaattttttttaagatttGTTGGTAGCAATTTCTTCTTCGCCTATGGATGCATCCTCTGCATCAGCTTAATCACCCTTTCTGGCCACACCTTACTTTGATTCAATCATCTCCTCTACATTCTTTTCTACTTTTGGGAACTTAAATTAGGTTTCTTTAACTTTGCAACCAACTCATTCATATAGAGGAGTGCTTTGGATCATTGACAAGGTATATTATGAGTAATGTTCCAAGTTGGTCTCAAAAGGCTTAATTTCAAATTAGAGGCAGCAGATAGACAAATAAAATGTAAGCAAGTAGAGCGATTAGGTTGGCGAAAATGATGAAGGACATAGCTATGGAGATATTTCTACCAACATTTTACTATCATACAACCTGCAAATTATGTATATGCTCTAAATTACTCACATATTTTTCTTTGTAATACAAGTATACAACCCTAGATTATCAACCAAGAAGAAACAGTGGTTCTCAATAAACATCTAATATAATTTAAACCAGATTCAGAGAACTGGTGTGGTGATTCAAGTTTTTAAAGGCGTCGCTAATTAATCTGAACCAAAGTTTGGCCAACTGTTAGGAAAAATAGTCATAGCCTACGGTACAGTCACATTATCCCCTATCTATATACACATTAAAATAAAGGGTGTCCTTCTACAGCCCCAGTTGATTCTAGCAATTCAGGGTGGTTCTAGCAACCACCTGAGTCATTGAGGAGGCATTGCAGCAGCCCCTACAAACATTGCTGGAGGACACTGTTTGCCaactttatttttttttaatttattattttgttaaaaatgaatttttaaatactttttcgaacttatattttaatattttttaattaatattttaaactaaaatatttaaatttaatattgaatttaaaatttttgagtgaaaaaatattttttaattatttgttcgaaatagtattttcgaatttttattataactgaatattgtgagttttatgtttttttaatattgtgaattttttgtttttttttgtttttcttgtacttgtccaatttaatttatcaatttttaatttatagtatacgaatataatgctaaaaattgaaaatgtggaaaactaaaaaaatgaaattttatcgatttttcgttagctataaaaaaatataaaacaactcaacacccggaatgctaaacattttttcgtaacaaataaaaaaataccCTCTCTACCTACATCATTGTTTCATTGTGACTAGTGCAATGACCcgctttattttttctaatttatattttttgttaaaaataaatttttaaatattttttcgaacttatattttgatatttttgaattattattttaaactaaaatatttaaatttaatattgaatttaaaatttttgagtgaaaatgtattttttttattatttgttcgaaatagtattttcaaatttttattataagggaatattatgaattttatatttttttaatattgtgagttttatgtttttttttacttttcttgtacttgtccaatttaatttatcaatttttaatttatagtaaacgaatataatgctaaaaattgaaaatgtggaaaactaaaaaaattgaaattttatcaatttttcgttagctataaaaaaaatataaaacaactcagccatcggaatgctaaacattttttcgtaacaaataaaaaaaataccctCAACCACCTATAGCATTGTTTCATTGCGActagtgcaatgaaacattgtTGGAGGACACTGTTTTAAATGTGACGGTTGTTGGCcgctttattttttctaatttatattttttgttaaaaatgaatttttaaatattttttcgaacttatattttgatatttttgaattaatattttaaactaaaatatttaaatttaatattgaatttaaaatttttgagtaaaaatgtatttttttattatttgttcgaaatagtattttcgaatttttattataagagatattatgagttttatgtttttttaatattgtgagttttatgttctttttatttttattgtacttgtccaatttaatttatcaatttttaatttatagtaaacaaatataatactaaaaattgaaaatgtggaaaactaaaaaaaaaaaaattttatcgatttttcgttagctataaaaaaatataaaacaactcagcccccgaaatgctaaacattttttcgtaacaaataaaaaaaaatacccTCTGCCACCTACAATCAGTGcggctagtgcaatgaaacaATGTTGGAAGAGGCTATTTTAAATGTAACGGTTTTTACCcgctttattttttctaatttattttttttgttaaaaatgaatttttaaatattttttcgaacttatattttgatatttttgaattaatattttaaactaaaatatttaaatttaatattgaatttaaaatttttgagtgaaaatgtattttttaattatttgttcgaaacagtattttcgaatttttattataagggaatattttgagttttatattttttttaatattgtgagtttcATGTTTTTtttgtacttgtccaatttaatttatcaatttttaatttatagtaaacgaatataatgctaaaattgaaaatgtggaaaactaaaagaaaatgaaattttatcgatttttcgttagctataaaaaaatataaaacaccTTAG from Apium graveolens cultivar Ventura unplaced genomic scaffold, ASM990537v1 ctg4907, whole genome shotgun sequence encodes:
- the LOC141702355 gene encoding ras-related protein Rab11D-like: MSGYRGEEEYDYLFKLVLIGDSGVGKSNLLSRFTRNEFNLESKSTIGVEFATKTLNVDSKVIKAQIWDTAGQERYRAITSAYYRGAVGALLVYDVTRSVTFENIERWLKELRDHTDPNIVVMLIGNKSDLQHLSAVSTEDAKAFAERESLYFMETSALEATNVENAFKEVLSQIHHIVSKKAVETGNESASSIPSKGQTINIKDDSSAPKKSGCCSS
- the LOC141702356 gene encoding large ribosomal subunit protein uL5-like, yielding MTVYHQFHNLPNSSSMASDRKLANPMREIKVVLNMHTFDSRYTVKSFGIRRNEKIACYVTVRGDKAMQLLESGLKVKEYELLRKNFSDTGCFGFVYSVEVFWYDPCTGIYDMDFYVVLERPGYRVGRRRRCKSRV
- the LOC141702354 gene encoding uncharacterized protein LOC141702354; this encodes MAAEEVLKLYDAYWFDLDIFTSKNTIPATISVDSQNQVQEPSFCPSVQARSQSLYCLCSDTSFNPSSPSPPKLETVVSGKEVKEDELEIPLRRKKVEKKQRRRNKKGSRSLTDLEFEELKGFMDLGFVFSEEDKGSRLASIVPGLQRYRRNGDEETGNSKDHDYKVSRPYLSEAWGDLDKTKAGNPLIDWRLQIPNGEIDMKDLLKVWAQSVASAVN